In Salarias fasciatus chromosome 20, fSalaFa1.1, whole genome shotgun sequence, a single window of DNA contains:
- the abt1 gene encoding activator of basal transcription 1, producing the protein MERGEEEKESNVTAAEEEEEAADVEEEEEEDDAEEEEKASDVEEEEEEEEDDDAEEEENTADAEEEKDDDDVLEQSNKEGGDEPAAGMIKKKTKQPPGGDRKCVPGILYLGHIPPRLRPKHLRNMLSVYGEIGRVFLQPEDQQVRNRKKKAGLRRCDFTEGWVEFRDKRVAKRVAASLHNTPMGTRKRQRFTSDLWNLKYLHRFQWTHLSERLAYEQTVLQQRLRTEVSQAKKETNFYLNNVEKSARLDKTRKKRCRDGDQVDDRTWGFTQRQTEEEIQTRKNRKKDSDSQKHLDKARLIQEKSQSNVSLLAKIFNSSQST; encoded by the exons atggagagaggagaggaagagaaggagagcaACGTTACTGccgcagaggaggaagaagaagcagctgatgtagaggaggaagaggaggaggatgatgcagaggaggaagaaaaggcaTCTgatgtagaggaggaggaggaagaggaggaagatgatgatgcagaggaagaagaaaacacagctgatgcagaggaggagaaggatgatgatgatgttttaGAACAGAGTAACAAAGAAGGAGGTgatgaacctgctgctggaatgattaaaaagaagacaaagcAGCCTCCCGGTGGGGACAGAAAGTGTGTTCCAGGTATCCTCTACCTGGGTCACATCCCACCGAGGCTCCGCCCCAAACACTTGAGGAACATGCTGTCCGTGTATGGAGAGATTGGACGCGTATTCCTACAGCCTGAAG ACCAACAGGtgaggaacaggaagaaaaagGCCGGATTGCGCAGATGTGACTTCACTGAAGGATGGGTAGAGTTTAGAGACAAGCGAGTGGCCAAGAGAGTGGCGGCGTCTCTGCACAACACGCCCATGGGAACCCGGAAGCGCCAGCGCTTCACCTCCGACCTCTGGAACCTCAAG TACCTGCACAGGTTTCAGTGGACTCACCTGAGCGAGCGGCTGGCCTACGAGCAGAcggtgctgcagcagcggctccgCACCGAGGTCTCCCAGGCCAAGAAGGAGACCAACTTCTACCTGAACAACGTGGAGAAGAGCGCTCGCCTGGACAAGACGAGGAAGAAGAGGTGCAGGGATGGAGATCAG GTGGATGACAGGACGTGGGGCTTCACCCAGCgtcagacggaggaggagatccagacgaggaagaacaggaagaaggACTCAGACTCCCAGAAGCACCTGGACAAGGCCCGCCTCATTCAGGAGAAGAGCCAATCCAACGTCTCGCTTCTCGCCAAAATCTTCAACTCCAGCCAGTCGACATGA